Proteins from one Oncorhynchus tshawytscha isolate Ot180627B linkage group LG16, Otsh_v2.0, whole genome shotgun sequence genomic window:
- the snap29 gene encoding synaptosomal-associated protein 29 — translation MAYPRTHNPFADDDDEEEQRWSSGGFDDPPERGMSEAERKQRCLQQEVMRTAKSAVVSSHRSLGLIYESEKIGAETAEELMRQGEALKRTERMVDNMGQDLKTSQKHINSIKSVWGGLVTYFKAKPETTKSLPEEPVVYQASSKLQNAMSHSKEHEGKYQASHPNLRKLDIGGFDAFASDDSSSSQNGYPANRQLRAAHQTLDNNLDEMSLGLGRLKNLGLGLQSEIENQDTSLDNLLGKVDKLDLKINNTNQQIKNLK, via the exons ATGGCGTACCCCAGAACCCACAACCCAtttgcagatgatgatgatgaggaggagcagCGCTGGTCAAGTGGGGGATTTGACGACCccccagagagggggatgagtgaGGCAGAGCGCAAGCAGAGATGCCTCCAACAGGAAGTGATGCGTACGGCCAAGTCTGCGGTTGTCAGCAGCCACCGCTCCCTGGGGCTCATCTATGAGTCGGAGAAGATCGGCGCTGAGACTGCAGAG GAGCTGATGCGTCAGGGGGAGGCTCTGAAGAGGACCGAGAGGATGGTGGACAACATGGGCCAAGACCTGAAAACCAGCCAGAAACACATCAACAGCATTAAGAGTGTGTGGGGAGGCCTTGTCACTTACTTTAAGGCCAAGCCTGAGACCACCAAGTCCCTGCCAGAAGAACCTGTTGTCTACCAAGCCAGCAGCAA ATTGCAGAATGCCATGTCTCACAGTAAGGAGCATGAAGGCAAGTACCAGGCCAGTCACCCCAACCTGAGGAAGTTGGACATTGGAG GTTTCGACGCATTTGCATCAGATGACAGCTCATCTAGTCAAAATGGCTACCCTGCAAACAGACAACTTAGAGCCGCCCACCAGACCCTGGACAACAATTTAG ATGAGATGTCCCTGGGCCTGGGAAGGTTAAAGAACCTAGGACTGGGCCTCCAATCTGAAATTGAGAATCAGGACACTTCTCTGGACAATCTGCTGGGTAAAGTGGACAAGCTGGACCTCAAGATCAACAACACCAACCAGCAGATTAAAAACCTCAAATAA